DNA from Brachyspira aalborgi:
AAGCCTTGTCTTTATTTTTTATTTCAATATTTTCTATGCTATCAATATTATTCATTTTTATTTAATCCTCATAATAATTTTTAACTTCTATAAGAGCCGTTTATTTTAACATAATCGTAAGTTAAATCGCATCCCCAAGCTAAAGCTTTTTTATTTCCAGAATTCATATTTATTGTTATTTTAATCTCGTCTTTTTTAAGTATTTTCAAAGCTTTATTCTCGTCAAATTTTAAACCGTATCCGTTTTTAAATACATCCATATCTCCAAATTTTGAAGAAACATTTATCGACACTTTATTAATATCGAATTTGCAATTCGTATAACCTATCGCGCAAGCTATTCTTCCCCAATTCATATCGCAACCGAAAATAGCGGATTTTAATAAATTTGAAGATATAACCGATTTTGAAATTTTTCTTGCAATTTCAATATCTTTAGAGTTTATAACTTCGCATTCAATCAATTTTGTAGCGCCTTCTCCGTCTTTCGCTATCGCTTTAGATAAATAAGTATTAACCATATTTAAAGCCTTGCAAAATATTTTATAATTATCGTTTTCTTTATCTATGATTTTATTTTTAGCTTCTCCGTTCGATAAAACTACAATCATATCGTTTGTTGAAGTATCTCCATCAACGCTAATCATATTATAAGTATTTTTAACATCTTCTCTCAAAGCTTTTTGAAGTAATTTTTGACTTATATTCGCATCTGTCGTTATAAAAGCAAGCAAAGTAGC
Protein-coding regions in this window:
- the argJ gene encoding bifunctional ornithine acetyltransferase/N-acetylglutamate synthase, which produces MNNIKEIKGGVCAAKGFFANGIYSGIKKKKTSKDLAIIYSESLCAAAAVYTQNKVCGANIIVSKENLKNGKAKAIICNSGNANTCNKDGIEKAKAMCESVAKYLNIDKKDVAVASTGVIGVPLPIEPILKNIKPLIDNAKNSKEASKNTANAIMTTDTFIKEISFSFEIDGKEIKIGGIAKGSGMINPNMATLLAFITTDANISQKLLQKALREDVKNTYNMISVDGDTSTNDMIVVLSNGEAKNKIIDKENDNYKIFCKALNMVNTYLSKAIAKDGEGATKLIECEVINSKDIEIARKISKSVISSNLLKSAIFGCDMNWGRIACAIGYTNCKFDINKVSINVSSKFGDMDVFKNGYGLKFDENKALKILKKDEIKITINMNSGNKKALAWGCDLTYDYVKINGSYRS